The sequence below is a genomic window from Anaerocolumna chitinilytica.
TTTGTGCTTATAGCAATTATATAGATACATGGTTTCACAGAAAAGCAGGAGTTCTGAAACTGGAAAAATATTTGTCACTTATTAGACAAATTAGAAATAATCAATTCCCTGTTAAGATTAAGTTTGGTCTTGAGATATGTTATTTTAAACAGTTTGAAGATTTAGTTGTAGAATTAATTAAAGATAAAGATTTTGATTTTTTGCTGGGTAGTGTTCATTTTGTTGATAATTTTGCCTTTGACCATAAGGCGGAGCATTGGAATGGAATTAATGTCGATGAAATATATCATAGATATTTTGAAACATCTGTTTCTCTTGCTCAAAGTGGCATATATGACGGCATAGCTCATCCAGATTCAATTAAACTTTTTGGACATAAACAATCATATTCTCTATCAGAATACTACACTAGTTTAGCAAAGGAGCTTTCTAAAAATAATATGTACGCAGAACAAAATAGTGGAGTATTTCGACGTTGTCCTAATACAGCTACACTAGGTATGGATGAAGAAATGCTAAAAATAATGAGTAAAAATAATGTGAGAATCATTACTGTATCGGATGCTCATTGCCCTGAAGATGTTGGTGATAGAATACTAGAACTTAACAATTGTTTAAAAAATAATTAGGCGTAATCAAGGTGTAACCAGAGATTGAAAACCCTCCTTTCTATGCCGGTTCTGGTGATGTTCAAATAGTTCAAATCTGGTTGCCGCCTCTTAAAGAAAGGTCTCCAAACTTTAATAATACATAGGTTTGGGGATTTTTTTATTAAAGACAATTTCAATTAAGTATAACCGTTCGTTTTAGGTTTAAAAAAGTTGCTATATCCTGAGAAATTAATAAACTGACAAGTTTATATTGAGATTTGCGTTGATTTTTCAGGATGCATCTACAAGTATATTAAAGTGATTCCAATTACTATTTAGTAAAAATTAACATAAATGATAATAAAAAAGTAAGAAACTGCTGATATACTATTTAATGATAAAAAATAATTTTAGAGAAGCAAGCTATATTGAGAAAACTTAACGATGTTTTCATAAGGAGCTATTTTAACATTAATATGATTCTATATAAATAGTAAAGATAACTGTAAATTGCATAAATTGAGAGAAGGAAAACATTCGAATTGATTAGGGAGACCCCTCCGGATAGAATGAAACCCCATTCATCTACATTCATCTATGCCACAAAATAAATAAATCTATAACCTGTCATTTACTAGGTTATAAACTTATTAAGCAAGGAGCTTATTATGGTACTGAAAAAACAAATAATATGTATGGTG
It includes:
- a CDS encoding PHP domain-containing protein yields the protein MIDGHIHIERGEYTNEWVNQFVNKAVEKQLNEIWLLEHCYRFEEFVPMYDSVCAYSNYIDTWFHRKAGVLKLEKYLSLIRQIRNNQFPVKIKFGLEICYFKQFEDLVVELIKDKDFDFLLGSVHFVDNFAFDHKAEHWNGINVDEIYHRYFETSVSLAQSGIYDGIAHPDSIKLFGHKQSYSLSEYYTSLAKELSKNNMYAEQNSGVFRRCPNTATLGMDEEMLKIMSKNNVRIITVSDAHCPEDVGDRILELNNCLKNN